The sequence CTGCAGACCGAGGGGCAGAACGGGAGCCGGGCCCGGCGCGTGTCGGGCGACCGCATCGCGGGGCTGCTGCCGGTGGTGCAGGCCAACCCGCAGAGCCCGGCCGCCGAGGCCTTCCGGGCGCTGCGCACCACGCTGGCCTTTTCCACCCTCGATCGCCCGCCGCAGGCGCTGGTCATCACCAGCGCGGTGCCGGGCGAGGGGAAGAGCACCAGCTCGGTGAACCTGGCGCTGACGCAGGCGCAGCAGGGCGCGCGCACCCTGCTGGTGGACGCCGACCTGCGCCGCGGCACGCTGCACAACCTGCTGCAGACCCCGTCGGAGCCGGGGCTCACCCACGTGCTGCTGGGGCGCGCCTCGCTCGACGAGGCGCTGGTGGAGGTGCCGGGCGAGCACGGCGGGGTGCTGCACTTCCTTCCCACCGGCGTGTTCCCGCCCAACCCGGCCGAGCTGCTGGGCTCCGACGCCATGGCGCGGCTGATGAAGGAGCTGCGCTCGCGCTTCGACGCGATCGTGCTCGACGCGCCGCCGCTGAACCTGGTGACCGACGCGTCGATCATGGCGCGGCTGGTGGACGGGGCGGTGCTGGTCACCCGCACCGGCTTCACCGACAAGCGCGCGCTGCAGCACGCGGCCATGCAACTGCAGCAGGTGCACGCGCGCATCTGCGGCGTGGTGCTGAACGACGTCGACGTGGAGGGGAGCGGCCGGTACTACGGCTACGGTTACGGGTACTCGTACGGCTCCTACGGTGTGTACGCGAACCAGGGCAACGGCAGCAACGGCAAGCACTGAGTCGCTCCGCCACCATCGTCGAGAGCGGCGGCATCCCGCGCGGGGTGCCGCCGCTCTCGTTTCCCCAACGCCGAAGAGAACCTCACGCGGAGATGCGGAGAACTCAGTTCCGCACCGGCATCTCCGCGACTTCACGTCTCCGCGTGAGGTCGAGGATGAATTTGTATCACGCAGAGTCAGCAGGGTAAGCAGTGAACTGCAGTTCAACTGCTCACCCTGCTGACTCTGCGTGAGACCTGTCTGTTTTAGAATCTACATGAGGATGAAGCGGCGGCTCTCCGCGAGGGAGGCCGCCGCTTCGTCATCAGCAATCGACCGAGAAGAGATCAGGACGATGGCGCGCCGGCGAGGACGCCGCGGACCGTCTGCAGGATGCCGGCGGTGTCGAGGCCGTAGTGGGCGCGCAGGTAGTCCTGGTCGCCCGTGACGGACGAGAAGCCCGCGCGCAGGCCGATGCGCCGGAAGTGCTGCGGGCGCTCGTCGGCCTCCATCAGCACCTCGGCCACCGCGCTCCCCAGCCCGCCGATGATGCTGTGCTCCTCGACGGTGAAGATCGCGCCGGTCTCCCGCGCGGCCGCCAGCACCGCGTCGGCGTCCAGCGGCTTGAGCGTGTGCATGGAGACGACGCGCGCGCCCACCCTGTCCTCGGCTGCCAGGATCTCCGCCGCGGCCACCGTGTCGCGCAGCTGCCCGCCGGTGGAGATGAGGGTGACGTCGCCGCCCTCGCGAACCGTGATCGCCTTCCCCAGCTCGAACGGCGGCTCGGAGGTGTGGACGACGGGCTCGCCCGCGCGGCCCAGGCGCAGGTACGCGGGGCCGCGGTGGCGGACCAGCGCGCGCACCGCCAGCTTCGTCTCCACGGGATCGCCCGGCGCGACGACGAGCAGGTTCGGCATCGCGCGCATCACCGCCAGGTCCTCGGTGGCGTGATGCGAAGGGCCCAGCGAGCCGTAGCACATCCCCCCGCCCACGGCCACGATACGCACGTCGGCGTCGTGGTAGCACACGTCGTTGCGGATCTGCTCCAGCGTGCGCAGCACGGGGAAGTTGGCGATGGAATAGGTGAAGACGCACTTTCCCGCCAGCGCCATCCCCGCCGCCATCCCGGTCATGTTCTGCTCGGCCACGCCGGCGTTCACGAACTGCGGCCCCAGCTCGTCCATGAAGCCGTGGAACACGCCGAAGCCGAGATCCCCCGTCATCAGCACCACGCGCGGGTCGCGCCGGGCCTCGTCGGCCAGCGCCTCGATGAACGCGGTTCTCATGGGCGGGCAGCCTCCAGCTCGGCCAGCGCGCTCTCCAGCTCGTCGCCCTTCGGGCAGCGGTAGTGCCAGAGGAGCTGGTGCTCCATGAAGCTCACTCCCTTCCCCTTCACCGTGTGCGCGATCACCACGGTGGGCCGGCCGGTCTCCGCGGGCACCCCGGACAGCGCGGACCAGAGCGCCCGCACGTCGTGGCCGTCGACCTCGCGCACCGCCCAGCGGAAGGCGCGCCACTTGTCGGCCAGCGGCTCCAGCTCCATCACCTCGCTCACGCTTCCCAGGCTCTGGATCTTGTTGTAGTCGACCACCGCCACGAGGTTGTCGAGCCCGTGCTGCGGCGCGAAGAGGATCGGCTCCCAGTTCGACCCCTCGTCCAGCTCGCCGTCGGAAAGGAGGCAGAAGGCGCGGAAGTCCCGCCCGTCGCGCTTCGCGGCCAGCGCCATCCCCGTGGCCACGGAGAGGCCGTGGCCGAGCGAGCCGGTGGAGAGCTCCACCCCGGGCACCGTCTTGGTGACGTGCCCGGCCAGCCGGCTCCCGTTCAGGTAGAAGGTGTCGAGCTCGTCGAGCGCGAAGAAGCCGCGCTCGGCCAGCACCGCGTACACGGCCGCCGCGCCGTGGCCCTTGGAGACCACGAAGCGGTCGCGTTCCGGCCAGTCGGGGCGCGCCGGATCGACGCGCAGGACGCCGGAGTAGAGCACCGACAGGATCTCGGTCATCGAGAAGTTGGTGCCCACGTGCGAGCTGCCGGCGCGGCTGGTCATCTCCAGCGTGTGCCGGCGGAGCCTCCACGCCAGCGCGCGCATCGCCTCGAAGTCGGGCGCG comes from Longimicrobium sp. and encodes:
- a CDS encoding transketolase C-terminal domain-containing protein, with amino-acid sequence MRTAFIEALADEARRDPRVVLMTGDLGFGVFHGFMDELGPQFVNAGVAEQNMTGMAAGMALAGKCVFTYSIANFPVLRTLEQIRNDVCYHDADVRIVAVGGGMCYGSLGPSHHATEDLAVMRAMPNLLVVAPGDPVETKLAVRALVRHRGPAYLRLGRAGEPVVHTSEPPFELGKAITVREGGDVTLISTGGQLRDTVAAAEILAAEDRVGARVVSMHTLKPLDADAVLAAARETGAIFTVEEHSIIGGLGSAVAEVLMEADERPQHFRRIGLRAGFSSVTGDQDYLRAHYGLDTAGILQTVRGVLAGAPSS
- a CDS encoding transketolase, producing MQTLTTAPDFEAMRALAWRLRRHTLEMTSRAGSSHVGTNFSMTEILSVLYSGVLRVDPARPDWPERDRFVVSKGHGAAAVYAVLAERGFFALDELDTFYLNGSRLAGHVTKTVPGVELSTGSLGHGLSVATGMALAAKRDGRDFRAFCLLSDGELDEGSNWEPILFAPQHGLDNLVAVVDYNKIQSLGSVSEVMELEPLADKWRAFRWAVREVDGHDVRALWSALSGVPAETGRPTVVIAHTVKGKGVSFMEHQLLWHYRCPKGDELESALAELEAARP